The following are encoded in a window of Ruminiclostridium herbifermentans genomic DNA:
- a CDS encoding TetR/AcrR family transcriptional regulator: MPKNLSNVKEDILLVTRQLLKDTGYTSLSIRQIAAKCGVALGTVYNYYNSKNEIVAEILGNEWNLMLRKIEQQTKAYAKAIDKLEIVFNELKYFMNNVHGFWFDTYPMGNDTNMSVCEIKEKKLLLRNQLSEKIYSFIVLDKLNTDEARNICNTISVILIAYSNDNIDFCILKSSLSALIKEIENLK, translated from the coding sequence ATGCCAAAGAACTTAAGCAATGTTAAAGAAGATATTTTATTAGTTACTCGCCAATTACTAAAAGATACAGGATATACCAGTTTAAGCATTAGACAAATTGCTGCAAAATGCGGTGTTGCATTAGGTACTGTCTATAATTACTATAACTCAAAAAACGAAATTGTTGCAGAAATACTTGGTAATGAATGGAACCTGATGCTCCGTAAGATTGAGCAACAAACAAAAGCATATGCTAAAGCAATTGATAAGCTTGAGATTGTATTTAATGAACTTAAGTATTTTATGAACAACGTTCATGGATTTTGGTTTGATACTTATCCTATGGGTAACGACACTAATATGAGCGTATGTGAAATAAAAGAAAAAAAGCTATTGCTAAGAAATCAACTTTCAGAAAAAATATATTCTTTTATTGTTTTAGACAAATTAAACACTGATGAGGCAAGAAATATTTGTAACACTATTTCGGTCATTTTAATAGCATATTCTAATGACAATATTGATTTTTGCATATTAAAGTCATCGCTTTCTGCCCTGATAAAAGAAATAGAAAATTTGAAGTAA
- a CDS encoding bifunctional homocysteine S-methyltransferase/methylenetetrahydrofolate reductase, whose protein sequence is MNFFEEKDYFLFDGAIGTYYSSKFNKNTACELANLFDRDSIYNIHKEYIEAGADAIKTNTFGANRFSLACDQQEADKIIKMGWEIAKRAAEGTTTAVFADIGPIPVTEGFEVFEEYKRIVDIFLECGAEKFLFETFASYDILLELSAYIRLKLPKAVIFTSFAVYPDGYTKEGLFYIDIINKVSASGLVDAYGLNCISGPAHMLRLINDLNIEGRNIIIMPNSGYPSTERGRTVYIDNSEYFAEKILDLKKFGVKILGGCCGTTPRHIAATTKLFSESTTCCENPNESGSSSERIAPKQNILFQLLESKKPILVEIDPPFDTKWEYMLKDTFLLKQAGADMITIADSPLAKARADSSILAAKLYREAGIPTMPHITCRDKNLLGIKAMLLGLHIEGIRNVLTITGDSIAHTERENIKGVFSINSSKLAGYISSLNSNVFYGEEFKIGGALNINAANFEAELKRAFTKIQNGIGYFLTQAVYTDTGINNLIKAAKTLNVPIFAGIMPLVGYKNAQFINNEVPGIEIEQEIIEMFKDKSREESERIGINLSLNSINKLYNYVAGFYLMTPLRRTHVICELIKEIRNKSI, encoded by the coding sequence ATGAACTTTTTTGAAGAAAAGGATTATTTTCTATTTGATGGTGCTATTGGTACATACTACTCATCAAAGTTTAATAAAAATACAGCTTGCGAGTTAGCAAATCTTTTTGACAGGGATTCAATATATAATATTCATAAGGAGTACATAGAAGCTGGCGCAGATGCAATAAAGACTAATACATTTGGCGCAAATAGGTTTTCATTAGCTTGTGACCAGCAAGAAGCGGACAAAATAATAAAAATGGGTTGGGAAATAGCAAAACGTGCTGCAGAAGGAACAACGACTGCAGTTTTTGCTGATATTGGTCCTATACCTGTAACAGAAGGATTTGAAGTTTTTGAAGAATATAAAAGAATTGTTGATATATTTTTAGAATGTGGAGCAGAGAAATTCTTGTTTGAAACCTTTGCTAGCTATGATATTCTTTTAGAATTATCTGCATATATACGTTTGAAGCTACCAAAGGCAGTTATTTTTACTTCTTTTGCAGTGTATCCTGATGGATATACAAAAGAAGGCTTATTCTATATAGATATAATTAACAAAGTAAGCGCAAGTGGATTAGTTGATGCCTACGGATTGAATTGTATAAGCGGTCCAGCTCATATGCTAAGGCTAATTAATGATTTAAACATAGAGGGCAGAAATATCATAATTATGCCTAATTCTGGCTACCCATCTACTGAGAGAGGCAGAACAGTATATATTGATAATTCAGAGTACTTTGCAGAGAAAATACTTGATCTAAAAAAATTTGGAGTAAAAATATTAGGAGGCTGCTGTGGGACTACTCCGCGGCATATAGCTGCTACAACTAAGCTGTTTAGTGAGAGTACAACCTGCTGCGAAAACCCAAATGAGTCAGGAAGCAGTTCAGAGCGTATTGCACCAAAGCAAAATATCCTATTTCAGCTTTTAGAAAGCAAAAAACCTATTTTGGTAGAAATAGATCCTCCATTTGATACAAAATGGGAGTATATGCTAAAGGATACTTTTCTGCTTAAGCAGGCTGGTGCAGATATGATAACCATTGCCGATTCTCCGCTGGCAAAAGCAAGGGCAGATAGTTCAATTTTAGCAGCTAAGCTATATAGAGAAGCTGGAATTCCTACTATGCCTCATATTACCTGTAGAGATAAAAATTTATTAGGTATTAAGGCAATGCTTTTAGGACTTCATATTGAAGGAATAAGAAATGTTTTAACAATAACTGGTGATTCTATAGCACATACTGAAAGAGAAAACATAAAAGGAGTGTTTAGTATCAACTCCTCAAAGCTTGCTGGATATATTTCAAGCCTCAACAGTAACGTTTTTTACGGCGAGGAATTTAAAATAGGAGGAGCTCTTAACATTAACGCTGCTAATTTTGAAGCTGAATTAAAGCGAGCTTTTACTAAAATTCAAAATGGAATTGGATATTTTCTTACACAGGCAGTATATACTGATACTGGTATTAATAATCTCATTAAAGCTGCAAAAACCTTAAATGTTCCTATATTTGCAGGTATAATGCCACTAGTGGGATATAAAAATGCTCAATTTATAAATAATGAGGTTCCTGGTATAGAAATAGAACAAGAAATAATAGAAATGTTCAAAGACAAAAGCCGTGAAGAATCCGAAAGGATAGGAATAAATCTATCCTTAAATAGCATCAATAAACTTTATAACTATGTTGCGGGATTTTATTTAATGACACCCTTAAGAAGAACTCATGTAATTTGTGAACTGATAAAAGAGATTCGGAATAAATCTATATAA
- a CDS encoding AMP-dependent synthetase/ligase, which translates to MKNIPLYEVRKISDLKDMIEQSTKLYGPKPAFLVKENGNPNYIPVSYNKFKSDIDALGTALISLGLKGKRIAIIGENRYEWSTSYLGVCNGTGIVVPLDRELPHNEIESCIQRSYADAIIFSGSVSSKIENIIKNIGTCKYFINMDLEEDSDGQLSYSKLLKKGHELVAAGNREFLDAEIDNEAMSILLFTSGTTEKSKAVMLSHKNITANLMAMCSMLYIDEKDTFLSVLPPHHTYECTCGFLCQMYRGCTIAYCEGLRHIVKNLRESKCTVMNGVPLIFESIYKQLINNVKKRPGAEKKLKFGIKLSNILSLLKIDIKRKLFAEIHEALGGHLRLFISGAAAINPVVPKGFKDIGIKLVQGYGLTECAPIVALNRDCWFKFDAAGLPLPGLKVAIDNPNSEGIGEIKVSGPSVMLGYYENQEATDAVIRDGWFYTGDMGYFDEDGFIHITGRMKNMILTKNGKNVYPEEIETLLGRSDYIKESLVYGQEGKDDVVVCAKIVPDKEKIAEDIKDGIIPEQDIYDIINSEIKRINKELVNYKAVKEFTLRDEEFEKTTTKKIKRYQELK; encoded by the coding sequence ATGAAAAATATACCCTTGTATGAGGTAAGAAAAATTTCAGACTTAAAAGATATGATAGAACAAAGCACCAAGCTATATGGTCCAAAGCCTGCTTTCTTAGTTAAGGAGAACGGCAATCCCAATTATATCCCTGTATCTTACAACAAGTTTAAGTCAGATATAGATGCTTTGGGTACAGCATTAATTAGCTTGGGATTGAAGGGTAAAAGGATTGCAATAATTGGTGAAAACAGATACGAATGGTCAACGTCATATTTAGGAGTTTGTAATGGTACTGGTATTGTTGTTCCATTGGATAGAGAACTTCCGCATAATGAAATTGAAAGCTGCATACAGAGAAGCTATGCTGATGCCATAATTTTTTCTGGTTCTGTCTCATCAAAAATTGAAAATATAATTAAGAACATTGGTACTTGTAAATATTTTATTAATATGGACTTAGAAGAGGATTCTGATGGACAGCTTTCTTACAGTAAATTGCTTAAGAAAGGCCATGAATTAGTTGCTGCAGGCAATAGAGAATTCCTTGATGCAGAAATTGATAATGAAGCTATGAGTATCCTATTATTTACATCAGGAACAACAGAAAAATCAAAGGCAGTTATGCTTTCACATAAAAATATTACTGCTAATCTAATGGCAATGTGCTCTATGCTGTATATAGACGAAAAGGATACCTTCCTATCCGTATTGCCTCCTCATCATACCTATGAATGTACCTGCGGTTTTCTCTGCCAAATGTACAGAGGCTGTACAATTGCTTATTGTGAAGGACTTAGACATATTGTCAAAAACCTTAGAGAATCAAAATGTACCGTTATGAATGGGGTTCCATTGATTTTTGAATCTATTTACAAGCAGCTCATAAATAATGTGAAAAAGAGGCCAGGAGCTGAGAAAAAACTAAAGTTTGGCATTAAATTGAGCAATATTTTAAGTCTATTAAAAATTGATATAAAAAGAAAACTATTTGCTGAGATTCATGAAGCCCTGGGAGGACATTTAAGACTATTTATTAGTGGAGCAGCAGCAATTAATCCAGTAGTGCCAAAGGGATTTAAGGATATTGGAATAAAGCTTGTACAAGGCTATGGATTAACAGAATGTGCACCGATAGTTGCATTAAATAGAGATTGCTGGTTCAAGTTTGATGCGGCAGGCCTTCCTTTGCCTGGATTAAAGGTGGCTATAGACAATCCTAACTCAGAAGGAATTGGAGAAATTAAAGTATCAGGACCTAGTGTTATGTTAGGATATTATGAGAATCAGGAAGCAACAGATGCCGTTATTAGGGACGGATGGTTTTATACTGGTGATATGGGTTATTTTGATGAGGATGGATTTATTCATATCACAGGAAGAATGAAAAATATGATTTTAACTAAGAACGGCAAAAATGTATATCCTGAAGAAATAGAAACTCTTTTAGGCCGAAGTGATTATATTAAAGAGTCTTTGGTATATGGGCAGGAGGGCAAGGATGATGTGGTTGTCTGTGCTAAAATAGTTCCTGACAAAGAAAAGATTGCTGAAGATATTAAGGATGGAATAATTCCAGAGCAAGATATATATGATATTATCAATTCTGAAATTAAAAGAATAAATAAAGAATTGGTTAACTATAAGGCTGTAAAGGAATTTACGCTAAGAGATGAAGAGTTTGAAAAAACAACAACAAAGAAAATTAAGAGGTATCAAGAATTAAAATGA
- a CDS encoding inositol monophosphatase family protein has translation MKTIETVIEQAVNLVIDAGEMLLYNVDDKKVISKSGTANFVTEIDIGVQDKIVKGLKEILPESNIIAEETAENEFLLGKYTWILDPVDGTTNLMYGYKYSAIALALFLEGIPYAGIVYNPYLNEIFTAQKSKGAFINNKPIKVTENKLLKDSLVTFGTSPYNRAKADETFRITKNVFLKCRDVRRTGSAALDICNVAAGRTDGFYEMELQPWDYAGASIILEEAGGKITDWQGKKLDYINKTAAIATNSYVHDELMEAIK, from the coding sequence ATGAAAACAATAGAGACAGTAATAGAGCAAGCGGTAAATTTAGTAATAGATGCCGGAGAAATGCTATTATACAATGTAGATGATAAAAAAGTTATTTCAAAATCTGGCACGGCAAATTTTGTAACAGAGATAGATATAGGAGTTCAAGATAAAATTGTAAAAGGCTTGAAAGAAATACTTCCAGAAAGTAATATAATTGCAGAAGAAACTGCTGAAAATGAATTTTTATTAGGCAAGTATACTTGGATTCTTGACCCTGTTGATGGTACAACAAATCTAATGTATGGCTATAAATATTCTGCTATTGCACTAGCTCTTTTTTTAGAAGGTATACCATATGCTGGAATAGTATATAATCCATATTTAAATGAAATTTTTACAGCCCAGAAGAGCAAGGGTGCTTTTATAAATAATAAACCAATAAAGGTGACAGAGAACAAATTGCTAAAGGATAGTTTAGTGACTTTTGGAACATCCCCATACAATAGAGCAAAAGCAGATGAAACCTTTAGAATAACCAAAAATGTATTCTTGAAATGTCGAGATGTCAGGCGTACAGGCTCAGCTGCTTTAGATATTTGTAATGTTGCAGCCGGACGTACAGATGGCTTCTACGAAATGGAACTTCAGCCTTGGGATTATGCGGGAGCTTCTATAATACTTGAAGAAGCAGGTGGAAAAATAACAGATTGGCAGGGCAAAAAGCTTGACTACATCAATAAGACAGCTGCCATTGCTACAAATAGCTATGTCCATGACGAGTTAATGGAGGCAATTAAATAG
- a CDS encoding MutS family DNA mismatch repair protein, which translates to MTTPEKKYQKRVEAYSAKLDLYTKKSSTFGNYKLLVFFIGIGLAVVLYIFNQLIFMSAQIILFLSAFIYLSIVQNHIIKRKNYSYAMYQINKMCLKRINGEWSKFSDVGEEFENQEHNYTYDLDIFGRNSLFQMINMTSTYSGRHKLAEIFLNPLEKKEDILERQEAISELSRKLMFRQRMLSNAIISNKNLALIDDEEINSGYHSSSAYSSKKKRKTLLDTMNKLEEIYLWAKQENKLYSSNGFILLITGLPVLTLILLVLSIFGVVSPYLPILGFSIQFLMLAYKANFRSKNFEIVEKYANTLKVYSGIIKQFESEKFESDYINELKKELKGKSQDPAWKQIEKLSKLWELIANRYNLFHAIVNVATLWDYHCLVRLEKWKIRSGKYVQKWFDIIGEVEALSSMSILRHDNPEFIMPQITEDLKAGITAEQLGHPLLGKDRKCNDISFDSNQPILLITGSNMSGKSTFLRTVGISLLLATLGMPVCAKFFKCPILKIYACMRTSDNLGQNVSSFYAELLRVKMIVEAVDRNERVFFLLDEIFKGTNSADRHMGAKMLIRQLDKKATWGMVSTHDLELADLEKESNSHIRNYHFKEYYKDNKIYFDYRLRKGVSDTRNAIYLMRMAGVSVED; encoded by the coding sequence ATGACAACACCTGAGAAAAAATATCAAAAGAGAGTAGAGGCTTATTCAGCAAAATTGGATTTATACACCAAAAAAAGCAGTACTTTTGGCAATTATAAGCTGCTAGTGTTTTTTATTGGAATTGGGTTAGCGGTGGTACTCTATATATTTAATCAACTTATTTTTATGTCTGCTCAGATAATATTATTTTTATCTGCTTTTATATATCTTTCTATTGTTCAAAATCACATTATTAAAAGAAAAAATTATTCTTATGCAATGTATCAAATTAATAAAATGTGCTTGAAAAGGATAAATGGTGAATGGTCAAAGTTTTCTGATGTAGGTGAGGAATTTGAAAACCAGGAGCACAATTACACATATGATTTGGACATATTTGGCAGAAATTCATTATTTCAAATGATAAATATGACCTCAACATATTCAGGAAGACATAAGTTGGCCGAAATATTTCTTAATCCCCTAGAAAAGAAAGAGGATATTTTAGAAAGACAAGAGGCTATTTCGGAACTGTCAAGAAAACTAATGTTCAGGCAAAGAATGCTTTCTAATGCTATAATATCCAATAAAAATTTAGCCTTAATTGATGATGAAGAAATAAACTCAGGTTATCATTCAAGTAGTGCATATTCCAGCAAAAAGAAAAGAAAAACCTTACTAGACACGATGAACAAGCTAGAAGAAATATATTTATGGGCTAAGCAAGAAAACAAGCTTTACAGTTCAAATGGATTTATATTATTAATAACGGGGCTTCCTGTGCTGACATTGATTTTACTTGTGCTTTCCATATTCGGTGTAGTGTCTCCTTACCTACCTATTTTGGGGTTTTCTATACAATTTTTAATGCTAGCATATAAAGCAAATTTTAGAAGCAAAAACTTCGAAATAGTAGAAAAATATGCAAATACATTAAAAGTGTACAGTGGTATTATAAAACAGTTTGAGTCAGAAAAGTTCGAAAGTGATTATATTAATGAATTAAAAAAGGAATTAAAAGGTAAATCACAGGATCCTGCTTGGAAGCAGATAGAGAAACTCTCGAAATTATGGGAATTAATAGCTAATAGATACAATTTATTCCATGCGATTGTAAATGTGGCTACACTATGGGATTATCATTGCTTAGTGAGATTGGAAAAATGGAAAATAAGAAGCGGGAAATATGTGCAAAAATGGTTTGATATAATTGGGGAAGTTGAGGCATTAAGCAGTATGTCAATTCTTAGACATGATAATCCTGAATTTATTATGCCGCAAATAACAGAAGATTTGAAAGCAGGAATAACAGCAGAGCAGCTTGGACACCCGCTGCTAGGCAAAGATAGAAAATGCAATGACATAAGTTTTGATAGTAATCAGCCTATACTTCTTATTACAGGCTCAAATATGTCTGGCAAAAGTACTTTTTTGAGAACAGTAGGTATTAGTTTACTGTTGGCAACCCTTGGGATGCCAGTATGCGCAAAGTTTTTTAAATGTCCTATACTTAAGATTTATGCTTGTATGAGAACTAGTGATAATTTAGGACAGAATGTGTCTTCCTTTTATGCAGAATTGCTTAGGGTTAAAATGATTGTAGAGGCTGTTGACAGAAATGAAAGAGTTTTTTTTCTGTTAGACGAAATATTTAAAGGAACTAATTCGGCAGATAGGCACATGGGAGCAAAAATGCTTATAAGACAATTAGATAAAAAAGCAACTTGGGGTATGGTATCAACCCATGATCTTGAGTTAGCTGATTTAGAGAAAGAAAGCAATAGTCATATAAGAAATTATCATTTTAAAGAGTATTATAAAGACAATAAAATATATTTTGACTATCGGCTTAGAAAGGGAGTATCTGATACACGAAATGCTATTTACTTAATGAGAATGGCTGGAGTTAGTGTTGAGGATTAA
- a CDS encoding PQQ-binding-like beta-propeller repeat protein: MRSKRTNKNSLLPALVVFTAILVIAFTALVLMYFGKIPGINVNGTRQPLETSLTISASDISSIADATDTQQLDEITEPVEEPAESTNPDELIISWQNPDSFVSKKIMGDGSAKKSYKDGGSIQFWALVNNKTVKDYKAPYNIAFGSPEMYSELEGVTTFRGNNYRTGPAWGSTSVKEKKLEIVWTHDIGAVSGVGSYWPGAGWTGQPLIVHWSEEVRKIMNINEDLKSKDLVEVIYPVFDGNVYFLDLETGKASRPKMNIGFSTKGTGMVDSRGYPLFYSGQGLNENNGKKGAFKYRIFDLINQKEIFSLPGNDPVAFRTWGANDSSALLNRYTDTLINCGENGLIYKVKLNTNFDKEAGTISIDPEVTKYRYKSSYSSNQGIENSPAFYRNLMYFADNGGTVQCLDINTLEPVWIYNTGDDTDSTITIEETDEGVFLYTANEIDKRGKAGSRANCNIRKLNALTGELIWQRDYSCAYQDYINGGALATPVVGKNDISDIVIFNVALTGTSNDGTLVAIDKKTGEEVWNRHLIAYSWSSPVDFISDDGKTYLILCDFLGDMHLIDPKTGEDLDKISVGGNVEASPAIYNDMAVVGTYAKKIYGVKIK, translated from the coding sequence ATGAGATCAAAAAGAACAAATAAAAATAGTTTGCTACCTGCATTGGTAGTATTTACTGCAATTTTAGTTATTGCATTTACAGCATTGGTACTTATGTATTTTGGGAAAATACCAGGAATAAATGTCAATGGTACAAGGCAGCCTTTGGAAACTTCTTTAACGATATCTGCGTCTGATATAAGTAGTATTGCTGATGCTACAGATACACAGCAGCTAGATGAGATAACTGAGCCAGTTGAGGAACCAGCTGAAAGTACAAATCCAGATGAGCTTATTATTTCATGGCAAAATCCTGATAGCTTTGTTTCAAAAAAAATCATGGGTGACGGTTCAGCAAAGAAGTCATACAAGGACGGCGGAAGTATACAGTTTTGGGCACTTGTGAATAACAAGACTGTAAAAGACTACAAAGCTCCTTACAATATAGCTTTTGGTTCCCCAGAAATGTATTCCGAACTTGAAGGTGTAACTACATTCAGGGGAAATAATTATAGAACAGGTCCAGCTTGGGGAAGTACAAGTGTAAAAGAAAAGAAGCTGGAAATAGTATGGACTCATGATATTGGTGCTGTATCCGGTGTGGGCAGCTACTGGCCTGGTGCAGGATGGACAGGACAACCTCTTATAGTTCATTGGTCTGAAGAGGTTAGAAAAATAATGAATATAAATGAAGACTTGAAGTCAAAAGACTTAGTTGAGGTTATTTATCCTGTATTTGATGGGAATGTATACTTCCTTGACTTGGAAACGGGAAAAGCATCAAGGCCAAAGATGAACATTGGATTTTCTACAAAGGGTACAGGAATGGTAGACTCAAGAGGATATCCTCTTTTCTATTCAGGACAAGGGTTGAATGAGAACAATGGCAAAAAGGGTGCTTTTAAATATAGAATATTTGATTTGATAAATCAAAAGGAGATATTTTCACTCCCGGGAAATGATCCTGTGGCTTTCAGAACATGGGGTGCCAATGATTCTTCAGCGCTTTTAAACAGATATACTGATACACTAATTAATTGCGGTGAAAATGGATTAATATATAAGGTGAAGCTAAATACAAACTTTGATAAAGAAGCTGGCACTATTTCAATTGACCCAGAAGTTACCAAATATAGATATAAGAGCAGCTATAGTTCTAATCAAGGAATAGAAAACTCTCCTGCATTTTATAGGAATCTAATGTATTTTGCTGATAACGGTGGAACAGTACAGTGCCTCGATATAAACACTCTTGAGCCAGTCTGGATATACAATACAGGTGATGATACAGATAGCACCATTACAATTGAAGAAACAGATGAAGGTGTGTTCTTGTATACAGCCAACGAAATCGATAAGAGGGGAAAGGCAGGTTCAAGAGCAAATTGTAACATTCGTAAGCTCAATGCACTTACTGGTGAACTGATTTGGCAGCGGGATTATTCCTGTGCTTATCAGGATTATATAAACGGTGGTGCTTTAGCAACACCTGTGGTTGGAAAGAACGACATAAGTGATATAGTTATATTTAATGTAGCATTAACGGGAACAAGTAATGATGGCACCCTTGTTGCTATAGATAAAAAGACTGGTGAAGAGGTATGGAATAGACATCTCATTGCATATAGCTGGAGTTCACCTGTTGATTTTATTTCTGATGATGGCAAAACTTATTTGATTTTATGTGACTTTTTAGGTGATATGCATTTAATTGATCCCAAGACAGGAGAAGATTTGGATAAAATCTCTGTAGGCGGAAATGTTGAGGCATCACCAGCAATATATAATGATATGGCAGTAGTAGGAACTTATGCAAAAAAAATATATGGTGTAAAAATTAAATAG
- a CDS encoding PQQ-binding-like beta-propeller repeat protein produces the protein MRRRKRKVTNRLKVLLTVLCLAVIAVGLWMAFGNKLESEKNSIQTSNVSDASDSTEEVEEPEPEPVADPIPEELTDPEKLKSSWTEDATFDGEKAFSEYAIENKLLNGTSMISWIFRNNTPQTSFSVKKKNMIEFGAADQYSDVEGITAFRGNNYRDNASFGTRTVSQKKLEIVWKKEGLGEISAHNSIWPGTGWTGQPLIVHWSETVKNMMNINSEMKAKDLVEVIYPALDGNIYFLDLETGKDTRNKIEIGYPIKGTAMVDPRGYPVLYTGMGINENNGKFAEYKYRFINLIDQKEIYTIFGRDEVAFRGWGANDSSALLDKKTDTLLNCGENGLVYRVKLNTKFDEASGSLSMAPQITKYRYRSPYNDEQGIESSPAIYKNLMYFNDNGGTMQCLDLNTLKPVWIYETGDDTDATTVIEETEKGVFLYTANQVDKRGEGGKNPKADCNIRKFNALTGELIWQKDYECVYNYYINGGALGTPVLGKDDISNMVIFNICFTGSNTDGTMVALDKNTGDEIWKKKLTAYSWCSPVDFKSSDGKTYMVYTDFAGNMHLVDPMTGNTLDSVSLGRNVESSPAIYNDTIVVGSYAKKIFGIKVR, from the coding sequence ATGAGAAGACGTAAACGTAAAGTAACAAATAGATTAAAGGTATTATTAACAGTTTTATGCCTAGCAGTAATAGCTGTAGGGCTTTGGATGGCATTTGGCAACAAGCTTGAATCTGAAAAAAACAGTATCCAAACTTCTAATGTATCTGATGCCTCAGATTCTACAGAAGAAGTAGAAGAACCTGAGCCAGAACCAGTTGCAGACCCTATTCCTGAGGAATTGACAGACCCTGAAAAGTTAAAGAGTTCATGGACAGAAGATGCTACCTTTGACGGTGAAAAAGCATTTTCTGAATATGCAATAGAAAATAAGCTATTAAATGGTACAAGCATGATATCTTGGATTTTTAGGAATAACACTCCTCAAACTTCGTTTTCAGTTAAGAAAAAAAACATGATTGAATTTGGAGCAGCCGACCAATATTCAGATGTTGAGGGTATAACTGCATTCAGAGGCAATAATTATAGAGATAATGCTTCTTTTGGAACAAGAACTGTTTCACAGAAAAAGTTAGAAATAGTATGGAAAAAAGAGGGGCTTGGAGAAATTTCAGCTCACAATAGTATTTGGCCTGGAACAGGATGGACAGGTCAACCCCTCATAGTTCATTGGTCAGAAACAGTTAAAAATATGATGAATATAAATTCTGAAATGAAGGCAAAGGATTTAGTGGAAGTAATATATCCTGCCCTTGATGGTAATATATATTTTTTAGACTTAGAAACAGGTAAGGATACACGAAATAAAATAGAGATTGGATATCCTATAAAAGGAACAGCAATGGTTGATCCAAGAGGATATCCAGTATTGTATACCGGCATGGGTATAAATGAGAATAATGGTAAGTTTGCAGAGTATAAATATAGGTTTATTAACCTCATAGACCAAAAGGAAATATACACCATATTTGGAAGGGACGAGGTTGCTTTTAGAGGATGGGGTGCAAATGACAGTTCTGCACTATTGGATAAAAAGACAGATACCTTACTCAATTGTGGTGAAAATGGATTGGTTTATAGAGTAAAGCTGAATACAAAATTTGATGAAGCTTCAGGAAGCTTGTCTATGGCTCCTCAAATAACAAAGTACCGTTATAGAAGTCCGTATAATGACGAGCAGGGTATAGAAAGTTCACCTGCAATTTACAAGAATTTAATGTACTTTAACGATAATGGTGGTACAATGCAGTGCCTAGATTTAAATACCTTAAAGCCAGTTTGGATTTATGAAACTGGTGATGATACTGATGCTACAACAGTAATAGAGGAAACGGAAAAGGGTGTATTTCTCTATACTGCAAATCAAGTAGATAAGCGTGGGGAAGGTGGAAAAAATCCAAAGGCAGACTGCAATATTAGAAAATTTAATGCCTTAACCGGAGAGTTAATATGGCAAAAAGACTACGAATGTGTATATAATTATTATATAAATGGTGGTGCTCTTGGGACTCCTGTTCTAGGCAAGGATGACATAAGCAATATGGTTATTTTTAATATATGCTTTACAGGTTCAAATACTGATGGAACAATGGTTGCACTTGATAAAAATACTGGTGATGAAATTTGGAAGAAGAAGCTTACAGCTTATAGCTGGTGTTCTCCAGTTGATTTCAAAAGTTCTGATGGAAAGACATATATGGTTTATACTGATTTTGCAGGAAACATGCATTTAGTAGATCCAATGACAGGTAATACATTAGATTCTGTATCACTTGGAAGAAATGTAGAGTCATCGCCTGCTATTTACAATGACACCATTGTTGTAGGCAGTTATGCAAAAAAAATATTCGGAATTAAGGTACGCTAA